From Desulfobacteraceae bacterium:
ACCTGTTTCTCAAGGATGCGGATCCCGACGCCTGAGGGCCCCCTCCCTCGACGCCTCCGGGGGCCTCAGCCCAGCGGCGCGGCCTCCGGCAGCCCGGCCTTGTAAAAACGCCCGGCGCCGCTCAGCCGGTAGGCCCCGGCGGCCGCCGGGATCAACGCCGACTGCCCCCGGCGCAGCGCCACCTCCCCCGCCCCGGCCGGGTCCCCCAGGCGCCCCTCGCCTTCCACGCACAGCAGGATTTCGACGCTGCGGCGGGCGGGGGCGCTGTAGGTCTGTTTATCGTCGACGGTGAGCACCGCCAGCTGGAACTCCTCGGCGCGGCTGGCGTAGCGCCCTTCGCAGGGCCCCGCCGGCACGGGGCGCAGGACCTCGATCTTGCGCTCGGCGAAGGTCAACACCCGCAGCAGTTCCGGCAGATCCACGTGCTTGGGGGTCAACCCGCCGCGCAGGACATTGTCGGAGTTGGCCATCAGCTCAATGCCGACCCCCTCCAGGTAGGCGTGCAGCTCTCCGGCCGGCAGAAAAAGGGCCTCGCCGGGGGCCAGCCGCACGAGGTTGAGCATCAGCGGGGCCAGCACGCCGGCGTCCCCCGGGTATTCCCCTTGCAGGCGCCGCACCCAGTCGAACGCCGGGTCTCGATCGGCCAGAGCGGCCGCCTGCCCCGCGGCGGTGGCCACCAAGGGCCGGCGCCGGGCGGCGGGCAGGGTCATCAGCCAGACAAAAAAGCGTCTCAGCCCGTCGCCGGCATCCCTGCGCGCCAGCTCCTGCAGCGCTCCGGCGGCCTGGGGCGGCAGCACCTGCGATAGACGCGCCAGGATCTCTCTCGGGGCGCGAAACCCGCTCAGGGCCCAAAACGATGTGAGTGCGCAGATGCACTCCGGCTTGTGGTTGGCGTCCCGATAGTTGCGCTGGGGGGCGTCCAGGGGGATCTTCAGCCGGTTTTCGCGGGCGAACCCTTCCCGGGCCTGGGCCCGGCTGGGATGGGCCTGGATCGAGAGGGGGCGCTCGGCCGCCAGGACCTTCAACAGATAGGGCAGCTCCCCGTGGAAGCGCGCCGCCGCAGCCCCCAGAATACCTTCGGGGT
This genomic window contains:
- the manA gene encoding mannose-6-phosphate isomerase, class I — protein: MKAIARMQNTIQPYAWGSRTAIAELCGEPSPAAEPQAELWIGAHPKAPSRVRVHGRWVPLTELIAADPEGILGAAAARFHGELPYLLKVLAAERPLSIQAHPSRAQAREGFARENRLKIPLDAPQRNYRDANHKPECICALTSFWALSGFRAPREILARLSQVLPPQAAGALQELARRDAGDGLRRFFVWLMTLPAARRRPLVATAAGQAAALADRDPAFDWVRRLQGEYPGDAGVLAPLMLNLVRLAPGEALFLPAGELHAYLEGVGIELMANSDNVLRGGLTPKHVDLPELLRVLTFAERKIEVLRPVPAGPCEGRYASRAEEFQLAVLTVDDKQTYSAPARRSVEILLCVEGEGRLGDPAGAGEVALRRGQSALIPAAAGAYRLSGAGRFYKAGLPEAAPLG